In Gemmata obscuriglobus, a single genomic region encodes these proteins:
- a CDS encoding IS3 family transposase (programmed frameshift), with amino-acid sequence MAGKRKSHSAAFKAQVALAALKGDKTINELASQHGVHPTLIHGWKKQLLTGAEAVFASGAKGTGPPEDKTTELYEQIGRLKVELDWVKKKSAASAEAKRARIEAEHPELSVRRQCELIGLNRSTVYYEPTPESAENLTLMRLIDEQYTTCPFYGSRRLAAWLGTQGHEVNRKRVQRLLRIMGLEALYPKPKLSVGSGHKVYPYLLRGVAIDRVHQVWSTDITYIPMPTGFMYLAATMDWFSRYVVAWRLSNTLDGSFCQDMLEEALGRGKPEVFNTDQGVQFTAAAWVGRLERAGVAVSMDGRGRCLDNVFVERLWRSVKYEDVYLKGYESVPALESGLRAYFGFYNTERLHQSLDYRTPAQVYGVGATKAPTKQ; translated from the exons ATGGCGGGCAAGCGGAAGAGTCACTCGGCGGCGTTCAAGGCCCAGGTCGCGCTGGCGGCCCTCAAGGGCGACAAGACCATCAACGAACTGGCGAGTCAGCACGGCGTCCACCCGACCCTGATTCATGGGTGGAAGAAGCAGTTGCTCACCGGGGCCGAGGCCGTGTTCGCCTCGGGGGCGAAGGGCACCGGCCCCCCGGAAGACAAGACGACCGAGTTGTACGAGCAGATCGGCCGCCTCAAGGTGGAACTCGACTGGGTGAAAAAAAAATCGGCCGCC TCGGCTGAGGCCAAGCGTGCCCGGATCGAGGCCGAGCACCCGGAGCTGAGCGTCCGGCGCCAGTGCGAGCTGATCGGATTGAACCGCTCGACGGTGTACTACGAGCCGACCCCGGAGAGCGCGGAGAACCTGACGCTGATGCGGTTGATCGACGAGCAGTACACGACGTGCCCGTTCTACGGGAGCCGGCGCCTGGCCGCGTGGCTGGGCACCCAGGGCCACGAGGTGAACCGCAAGCGGGTGCAGCGGCTGTTGCGGATCATGGGGTTGGAGGCCCTGTACCCCAAGCCCAAGCTGTCGGTCGGGTCCGGGCACAAGGTGTACCCGTACCTGTTGCGGGGCGTGGCCATCGACCGGGTCCATCAGGTGTGGAGCACGGACATCACGTACATCCCGATGCCCACCGGGTTCATGTACCTGGCCGCAACGATGGACTGGTTCAGCCGGTACGTGGTGGCCTGGCGACTGTCCAACACGTTGGACGGGTCATTCTGCCAGGACATGCTGGAGGAGGCCTTGGGCCGGGGCAAGCCGGAGGTGTTCAACACGGACCAGGGAGTCCAGTTCACGGCCGCCGCGTGGGTCGGGCGATTGGAGCGGGCCGGGGTCGCGGTGAGCATGGACGGGCGGGGCCGGTGCCTGGACAACGTGTTCGTGGAGCGCCTGTGGCGGAGCGTCAAGTACGAGGACGTGTACCTCAAGGGTTACGAGTCGGTGCCGGCCCTGGAGAGTGGGCTCCGGGCGTACTTCGGGTTCTACAACACCGAGCGGTTACACCAGTCCCTGGACTACCGCACCCCGGCTCAGGTGTATGGCGTCGGAGCCACGAAGGCCCCGACGAAACAGTAG
- a CDS encoding protein kinase domain-containing protein codes for MPVSYRCPNPGCGVALKTPMRLRGGKVITCPRCGFRFVPELSGEGGPLRPDSPGGPLPLPDTRAQGSVERARLDPLSAVQAVEPIRLSFATGDPLPGLSSWVLERQIGAGGFGEVWLVRHEWKAERRAVKFFTHPDVRHRLVTHEKKVLVRVMKHAGDHPNIVPLLECNLDGDMPWLMYEYVEGGTLIDAVREWQVRTAPKRVRRAVRTLFAVAAAIAHCHRLKIPIVHRDLKPANVLRDATGTFRVTDFGIGGAASAPPADGATHGYLTNSGRVPTLLRAAGSFGYASPQQRNGDPPDPRDDVYALGVLGFQMLMGDLTRWPGPDMADDLRALGLTRSIVSLLVQSVSHNPARRPSDAHEWKLALESLTTKSGADPGSTGAHATITPPPVMTPPPGGGTDSTADGRAPGDSR; via the coding sequence ATGCCCGTTTCGTACAGGTGCCCGAACCCCGGCTGCGGGGTCGCGCTGAAAACGCCCATGCGCCTGCGCGGCGGAAAGGTTATCACCTGCCCGCGGTGCGGGTTCCGTTTCGTCCCCGAACTGAGCGGGGAGGGAGGCCCCCTCCGCCCGGATTCCCCCGGCGGCCCGCTCCCGTTGCCGGACACCCGCGCGCAGGGCAGCGTCGAGCGCGCCCGCCTCGACCCGCTCTCGGCGGTCCAGGCCGTCGAGCCGATCCGGCTGTCGTTCGCGACCGGCGACCCGCTGCCGGGGCTATCGAGTTGGGTGCTGGAACGGCAGATCGGGGCCGGCGGGTTCGGCGAGGTGTGGCTGGTGCGGCACGAGTGGAAAGCAGAGCGCCGCGCGGTCAAGTTCTTCACCCACCCCGACGTGCGGCACCGGCTCGTCACCCACGAAAAGAAGGTGCTGGTTCGCGTCATGAAGCACGCGGGCGACCACCCGAACATCGTCCCGCTGCTGGAGTGCAACCTGGACGGCGACATGCCGTGGCTGATGTATGAGTACGTCGAGGGCGGGACGCTGATCGACGCGGTCCGCGAGTGGCAGGTTCGCACCGCGCCGAAGCGGGTCCGCCGGGCGGTGCGCACGCTGTTCGCGGTCGCGGCGGCCATCGCACACTGCCACCGCCTGAAGATCCCCATCGTTCACCGCGACCTGAAGCCCGCTAACGTGCTGCGCGACGCGACGGGCACGTTCCGGGTGACCGACTTCGGGATCGGCGGCGCCGCGAGCGCGCCCCCCGCGGACGGGGCCACGCACGGGTATTTGACCAACAGTGGGCGGGTGCCCACTCTGCTCCGCGCCGCCGGCAGCTTCGGGTACGCCAGCCCGCAGCAGCGCAACGGCGACCCGCCGGATCCGCGGGACGACGTGTACGCGCTCGGGGTGCTCGGGTTCCAGATGTTGATGGGGGATCTGACGCGCTGGCCCGGGCCGGACATGGCCGACGACCTCCGCGCGCTGGGGCTGACGCGCAGCATCGTTTCGCTGCTGGTGCAGAGCGTGTCACACAACCCGGCCCGTCGGCCCAGCGACGCGCACGAGTGGAAGCTGGCGCTCGAATCGCTGACCACCAAGAGCGGCGCCGATCCGGGTTCCACCGGGGCGCACGCGACGATCACCCCGCCCCCGGTCATGACCCCGCCGCCGGGGGGCGGCACCGATAGCACCGCCGACGGACGCGCGCCGGGCGACTCGCGCTGA